From the genome of Seriola aureovittata isolate HTS-2021-v1 ecotype China chromosome 18, ASM2101889v1, whole genome shotgun sequence:
ACTGTCATTCCCAGTGTAACAGTTCACATCTGCTCATTTATTACATCGACTTACCTCTCCATTTGCACGTGTGTTGCCAGGACAGAGTGGATTGCGGGGGTCATATCTGGGAATGTGCTCCTCAGGAGGTTTTTCTACCTGACCTGCCCAGGGTCTCTTCATGCGGTGGGCCGACACCAGGACCCAGCTGTCCCGCAGAGGGTTATAACGCAGGTGCTGATGTTCTGAGGTATATGATACATGCAATAAGACAAGGCAATTCAATTAAACATACATGCTTACAGAGAGTGCTGGTTCTTTTGATATCCAAAAACCGACCTAATCATGCTATTTGTAGTGCTTGTACAGCTAGATGGAATTACTTATGTGTCTTGTTGAATGATGCCAAGCATGGCttcaattaattattatttcaattatcTATTAacatatcattttaaaaatcatattttacaaaataataaatcactTAGTCTATCCAATGTCAAAAAGAATAATATACTCCTTGTTACACATAAGCAACACATCCAAACGTATTCAGGAACAAATGGGTTAAGTGCCTGTAGATTCTTCAGGATTCATTGTAGTAAGCAACAGGAACTCAAGTCACGAGGCTGCACAGCTGGCTGTGTACTAATGTAAAGCAATCAACAGTGCAACCTGTCAGTGCAGCCTGACAAATTAGCTTTATCATTACATTGTGTCAGTGGGCACACTGAgttgacatcacaaaacatacTGATTTCAGGAAGCCTACCCAAAAATATACAATCTCTTTTACATGGAAACTCAACGAGACCAAATTCGGttgaaaaatatgcaaattttaCCGTTGCTCTAGTATCAAACAAATCTACCTCATTGTAAAATATAGCTGAAGACATTTTATGAATTGCTTTGACCTACCAGTAAATTTGGCTGGTAAAAATTCCACGAAGCCTCACTTTGGTTTGCaatattgttcatttttaatcatttggttACAAGTGTGATACGTTTTAATGTAGGGTAATGGAATAGTAATTCTAGAGGCTGCCAATATCGATGGAAATGCTCGGTAGAGTAATGAATCCGAGCAGAGTTCAACAGTGTATCCTACTTATTTGCAAATTGTCTGTTCGTGTGTATTTTGAAGTTCAGCAAGGTAAAGTAAAACTGCCAGACTTTAAATGGAGTTTGGAATTACTAGCTTTGCACAAACGTTAACAGTATCTGCTGCAGCTACGCCTCCTCAACTTTGGTGATAAAACTCCATACCTTTAGGATCAAAACTGACTTCTTTTCCGCTCATTTCGGCCGTGTTGTTACCTCTGTGTTAGCTCTTTCTGAACTTTAGGTAGCTATTACTAGAGCCATGCAACGAGAGAGTCGCATCGGCGCAGGTCCAAAATGCTTTATCGTCACGTGATTCATAGATCCCGGAAGTTCATAGCGGggaatttgaaaatgtaaatacagagacacagaactGCAATTTTTGGTAATAAATAGTCAGTTAATTAATTGGTTTACGATATTTATACAGCAGTGACTTTCAGATAGGACAGAGGGAGATCAATGGGTGACTATCAATGATTGTCATGAATTAATTTCATTAACTTTCATTACATTTCTAATAAACTCAGAAACATGAATAACATGATAATTAGTTTGTGCCCTTTCCTCTTTGTTGTCGTTACCTATAATCTACACCACAAAGGGGTAAAAATGGTTAGCTCAGGTCAGCGGGAGCAACCTTACCATCACTAAAGAtgctaacaacaacaaaatatgtgAGAAATTCACTTACCATTTGGAAGCTTAATGTATGGctcattaaaaataagaaacaggGTAAGGCTTTTAAAACCTCAGCGAACTGAGACATAGGGTGACGCTACTGTCTCATTGCATGGATTCTTCAGGCTCCATTGAATTTCCCTATGGTTCTTGTGGTGAAcgagaggggaagaaaaagacagagagagttagaCAAACCTATATGTACTCTACATGTGATTAAAACCCTATATATAGGTACCTATACCAAAAGTATGGGTAAAAACGGCCAACTAATAATAACATGAAATTTAAATCTTCGTTTTAAATAAGGTGTCTTAAAATGTATCTTTGTGTGTTAATCTTTTTCATATGAATATGCGCAATAAATCAAAAACCACCTAAAGAGGGTTTTACAGTGTGCTGGCAACCCAGGACTCGCTGTTGCCGACACGACAAACTCGGCTTGTGATTGGCCCATCAGCCACATCCCGCCCCCACCTGAGCAGGAAGAAGCTGTCAGCTGGACTCCACGCCTCCTCTGCCGATGGCGTGTTTGGAGTAACCTGTCTTCCCCCGTGTGCACATGTAGtcagacctgctgctgtgtctctgtcccTACGTGTTGTTTCAGCCATGTCTGTCGTCAAAATGAGTTTAAGACTGTTTGTGTTCGCCGTAGTCACCGTCCTAGccgtgctgctgctgcggcaCTGGATGGCCACCAAGCAGTACGTTTTCAACAAAGAAGACGTCGCCAAATTGGCCAAACAGTACGCAGGTGAGTTTGGTTATGACGAGCGTTATGTATAAACTGAGTCAAGACCACCCCGTAGGTCACTtaagtaaaatataataatgaataaacagtCGTCCGAGCCctctatatttactgtaaatgtctcTATTCTCAGGGCAGGACCATGAGCAGGCCTTCTCTAAAGTGGTGGTGGAGCTCAGGAAGAGGTAACAGTTGCATTGTTTTGCACTAGAAGCAGGACACTTACTATTATGGAAACACTCAGAGCTGCAACTAATACAACTTTCATAATCATTATTTGATATGAGCACTTGATTAGATTCAACTTAGAAATGTGTATCAGAATTGTGATTGACCCGTATTCTGTCACTTGACTTACCATGACTTCCAGCATTAGACTGTTATAGTATGTTCAGTTCAGCCCCTGTTTATAGTCAGGTGATATGAGGTATTGATAACTGGGCCCCTGTTTACCAAACCtgctaaaagtaaaatattggaCTTGTGTGAAAGACAATAGTAAAAATCCTCCCCTTTACAGCTTCTCAAAAACTTATGCTGTTGTTGACACTTTTTACTTACAAATGATCTTAAATGTAATAGAGCTCCAGTGGTCTCTTAAGTTTGTTACAACTGGATCCTAGATGACTTTTGTCCAGTAATAACAATACTAATACATAAGTTGAAGCAGTCTAATTAAGAATACGGTATGTTTAGTTTGTTATTTGCTTTCGAACATTTGTTTGGTTGCTATaccacttttttctcttttgtgcctttattagGGGTGCAAatgaacaacaaaaatacatctaACATTGGTTTTATTTGCAATCACTGTCTAGCATCTTCATTGTCTgcatttgtcagtgtgtttctgaaTTCTCCTTATCATATGATCTCTCTGATGTACCTCATCTACCAACAGCAGAATGTCCTGCAGGAGAATTTTGTTTCCATTGCAGTTAATTTCCTATTGTTTCATCCCTATTTGTACATTCAAAAAAATACTAGATTGTTGTTCATTTGTGCCAGATTTTGCACATATTAGaaaaaggaatgtttttttaaaacaatgtaaagTATGACAGATGAGGGCAAAACtgtgcctctgattggctattCCTTCTCTGAGCAGACATGTGATCACTTGAATTACTCTTAAAAGTTACTTTTACACTTCCCTGTAAGTAGGAGGACACCACCTGATAAATGTTATTGCTCACACTAAGCAAAGAACTTTCTTAGTCTTAATTTGGTACTTTAGAGCATCCTTGTGTAATTCTTTGACTTTTTGTAAATGCCACCAATTCCTCACATTTCTGAAGCTGGGCCAAGTGAATATTCAGCAGTTTTTGCTTGATCAATAccctaaatgattaatcagttatcagaATTGTTGATTGACAAATACTTTCAGCACTACTTGCAGATAAGCGATTTATTCGAAAGGTCTTGTAGGAACCAGCTCAGTTTTACAAACTGAAGCAGACAACAGCTCTGCGTCTTTGCACTTAATCCCTTGCTGGAACCCTTGAGTTTATCTGGACTGTGATTGGTGGAGATAATCATTCATCACTCTTCCTTAGGCAGTGTTTCAGTAATCGATATGATGTGACCATGTATTGTTTGGTCACTAGATGAATGTTTTAAGCTGTGTtgtgtcacaaaaaaaaaaaaaacagctaacaAAGTGTGATTGAATTAGGTATCCTGGCCACATCCTGCCAGATGAGGACCTCCAGTGGGTGTTTGTGAATGCTGGAGGTTGGATGGGCTCCATGTGTCTGCTCCATGCTTCGCTTACAGAGTACTTGCTGCTGTTTGGTactgcagtggacacaggagGACACTCAGGTGAGGAAGCAGGGggttaaaagtcaaaataaatcaaaatgaaatgaagatcAGTTGTGGGGAAACTTTAATTTTGAATTCAACAACTTCTGTTGTTGTCATGcaatgatggaaaaaaatttatttttcttggcaGGTGTAATGTAGATCCCCTTGTTCTTTTCATAGGATTTTGTGACCAATCTGTGTAGAAAACTATATGAATTTAACTCCATATCGACTTCGTGCTTCTGCCAGGTCGTTACTGGGCTGAGATTTCTGACACCATCATCTCTGGCACCTTCAGACAGTGGAAAGAGGGGACAACCAAGAGTGAAACTTACTACCCTGGTAATACCTTAATCATTGTTAATCTGAaatcttgtgtttttatataaatgtttgactatttgtcttttaattatTGGGGTAAATGTATCTGAATGACAGAAACAGCTAgtgtattttttctgtcttttgtcacaTCACAGGTGACACCATCGTACACGGTGTAGGTGAGGCAACGTCAGTCCAGTGGAGCGCAGGGACATGGATGGTTGAATATGGCAGAGGTTTCATTCCCTCCACGCTGGGATTTGCTCTTGCTGACACCCTGTTCAGCACCCAGGACTTCCTCACAATGTTCTACACTGTACGTGTTTACGTCAAGGgtctgctgctggaggctggTACACTACTTACAGACGCTGGAGTTTTCTGAGGCCTGGTTGAGGCTCGGAGACCTGCACATGGACATCAGAAGTTCGCCTTGTCATGCCATTTTACCCCTGACCACTAAAATCTAGCATGGGGTGAAATCTGTGCAGAATAATTCCAAGTTCAAATATTAAAGAATTTTTACCTGAAATTGTAGACAATGCAAGTTTGCTCCAGCACAGCTGATCCCGTCATCATTCAAGTTCAAGTTCTCTCCCCTCATAAAGGCTTCACAAAAGAAGGTGTTCGATTCCACCTCAACTAGTAGTCTTAACATTTACCCTGTGATGTCAATTTGCTGTACTACTCAATCAATACCACCTGAGAACATATCATTCTGAATCTAAGCCATCACATAGTCCCTCAGTGATACTCAACATCTTAATCCACACAATAAGCATTCCTAAGAGAGCACAAACTGCCTAAATAGTCAGGTCTGAGGTCTTTGGTACCCATGAAAATAGACATTATCCAATTTAGGATCCAGTTTAAGGAACTGAGGCCTAAAGACCTTACAACTACTCCTGCCAAATCTGAGATTCTTCTGAGAAAAATAAGGCAATATATGTAACCAGGTTTAACTTTTTCAGCAGCCaataaaatttacaaataactaaatatcagaaaatataaGTTCAAACTGGTTGTTGTTGCACATTTGGGTACCAAGGAAAtacttaaaaatgaatatgcAATGCTTAATTTGgcttgtaaaacaaacacaaaatatataatgaaatgCCAAAGCCACTGTTTTCTTAGTTAATACccatttcatatttatatgcATGTGGATTCTCAGTAAATGAGGAACTTGTTTGAATCTAGCTTTACGAAGATCTGCCTCACTGATATGTTGGTACTAtatatttttagaaaatgttgaTGGGGTGATATGTTGAAGAAACCTGCctggatgatgtgtgtgtaatgtcCCATCTTGGCCAAATATGAGCCATTCTCAGATCCGTACCAGCTCAgagacagcagtgtttttaatgattatAGTTGTTCTCGACTATTTCAGATCTACTGTGCagcaatacatttatttcagtggagcaattttcacatttctcctttttctttcattttacaatCCTAACATTTTTATCTCAATCCGTAAGGGTTCAAtcctgatttttgttttttctcccaaACCTTCTATAGAAGTTATCAGTTAAGTCTAATTATATTTGTAAAcctagactttttttttaaactataatGCAAAAACTTACACTACAAACTTTAGTAACTTAGACCTCTGCTGTGTTATACTGTAATTGtacatatttcattcattcatttaattggATGGATCAAATTTGTAAAATGACCTCATTCAAAAACTGGTTTTATGATATTAAATAGACTTGGCACAAtatcttttttgaaaatgtaactgTAGAGATAAACTTGAATGATTTTGACTAATCTACATGGCTACAGTTTCTTTGCACTAGCCCCACAGGGCAAAAACAAAGCACTATCCACAGACCTTGTCCTCTACAGTTCCACATTTTAATATAGTACTGAGCAGAAAATCCATCTGGAAATCTTCTTCGTGAAATTgtactgtaaaaacaaatcactgcTGCTGTATCTCCCATCTCCAGATAAAACAGCCTTATTCTCGGACTGATGCCTGAAGCCATCAATGACCACACAGGGTTTCCATGGGagtgaaaatatacagtaaaagaaactgaaagatGGATAGAACACCTGTTACTGTACCTTAAATGCTGATGTGCAGATGTGCAATTTACTGTAAGGTGAAAACTGACAGTGCcagaagaaataaatgtttttgaaggAAAATGATACAagactgttttaattattattgcatacattttcattaagaTCAATCTAAAAGAACTCACCTGTACTGAACTTTCACTGTAGCCATAGCACCACTGGCATGTAGAGGTCAACTGCTGCCATTGGGACCACATGTTACCACAATGCTGTAAGTAAAAAACAGGAGCCTATAATCACAGTATTGCTTTTCAGTGAACTATTATCACAGCATGTAATTCATCACCTTTACCCTTGccttacaaaacaaacaaaaacaaacattaggGATAATCTTTAGCAGGTAAACAGAAGGTGGGTGAAATCACAAAATTGACCTTATactctggaaaaaaacagaagatgaGGTTAGAGATGAGAATAGGGATTGTGGGAAGGTAGAGGGATGGTGTTATTCAGTAAAACAGGCCAACAGAAGAGAAGGACACATCCATCCTCATCTCCATCTGTAAATGTCAAGAGGATGCAGACAACCTGATCTGTTGTCATCATATCCATGGGAGAGGACTAGGTGATGATGATagaagtgtgtgtatttcatgtgggtgtgtgttagCTTAtgcctgtttttatgtgtgtgtgaaagttaaTGCTTGTGTACACGTTCTACATACCATCACACGTGCCATTCTGTAATGTTCCTGCTCCTTGCCTATCAAtccatctgtgcatgtgtgttaccATATTACCCAAGATATGGATTTAATGTCAGCTTAACAAACTGGCCCGACCCCGCTGCCCTCCTCTTTAAGCCCTTTAAAGGAGATGTATTCAGAATCGAAAACAGGCGGCTGGTGCTGAAATACCAGCGTGCTCAGGAAGCAGCCACACCTTAATGGGATAGACGACGGCCTCTTTGACTAATTGCCTGGCTTCTTCCAGGCTGATGATATCCTCCCACCACATGTTGGGACTGTGCAAATATATCATTTAGGGGTggggtgaacacacacacacacacacacacacacacacacacacacacacacacacacactcacacacacactcacacacacacacacacacacacacacacacacacacacacacacacacagagtttgggATGTAAGtagaaaatattacataagATGCATACATGGAAAAACCACACCCAAaaattacacacatgcacattcaatCAGACAACCAAAATAAACGTgtcaataaacaaaacaagattcGCAATCACACAGATGAAAAACCAGTGACACACAGCCTTCTCAACTAGGCTCACGTAAATAGGTGTCCTTTAGAATGAAACATCTGACCTGGGAAATGGATAGAACCCCTAGGGCTTCATTGAGGCTCCAATTTACTCACAACATAGCTCTTTACTGCTCTCTACTGCTCATATTTAGTTCACTGACAGCAATATTTGTGACTACAaagaagtgaaactgaaataGGATTACAACAACAGTGCAATATTCGCTTTGTCATTATGCaaggaaaggaaatggaaatCTGCTCTGATTTACAATGATGTGAGTAAAATACAGCCAGAGaagttattgttatttaatttaaagtttattAAGACTTATCTGTTCTAATTACTACTCTCATAAACAATTTttctttgaaagaaaaaaatttaactaGAGGTTTTTGCCAGAGCTGTCAACATCTCAtggtcattttcttttctttgactcATAAATATCTTTGGCTTTGTAATTATGGATATGATAaactatttaatttaattagtgccacgggtgctcagctccgaggcactcctctgtagaggagtgcctcgggatctattaatattctgttttgggtttattattcttccgccaaatttcggcgcgtaactcgtcccgcagctttgagaaaaccctggtaatatatacatcaaaacgtgcgtcttgatcccgaaaggggtgctatgacttttggtgttaaaattccaatttttcccaaagttattcccaaaaaactgtgaataaataatgcattaggaatgcattggaattttctttagaaccccaccttttttctacaaaattgcaccttttttctgagtcacccagctctctcatacctgcacgtagaaatgtgattcaaactataaaacggaggaaaacttctgctctctcaaaaagacaggaactgtttttacataacatgtaaacttttcaaactgtgagcactcaaaggaggagtgcaaatcactttttcttcaaagttagagtgaaagcgtcagttggctagagtgcgtgaagcagtaaaaaataacctttatttttatttttaactcaagctcacggccaaaccgtaaaaaggagacaaataattcttttctcaaaatgtagacatagttgttgggattcataaaatgtaactttgacaggcagggtctgcacaaaatttaaacgtgggtgccgagtccggcagcaatacctgtctcattctcattgacacctaatgtaatcgtctttttttttcaaaagaatctcactctgtctccgcactgagcttactcactcattttaagcagaggtggaaaaagtacaaaaatattgtattcaagtaaaagtaccaatactttgatgaaatattactcaagtagaagtaaaagtactcatctgaaaatgtactttaagtaaaagttacttagttactttctttgtgtgggGTGTGAGGGTAGTAAAAATAGGacaaaactattttgtttttaattaaagaacaagtgtaacaaatgtaagtgcaaaaacaacaacttcacaaCAACTGAACTTCTTGTTCAGTTTAAGTAGCAACTTAAAGTTAGTTGTTTTGTAAAGTTAGTCACTGTTGGTTCTGGCTATTGGTATACTGTCAATGGTTCTGTCGCGTATTTTTCCCCTGTaggttgaattgttatttttactcagtaacggataggatttataaagtaactaagtacaatacTTTAGTAAAaacgtactcaagtaaaatacaaaataccgattttaaattgtacttaaaaaatccaaaatacacaaaaaaagtattcaatacTCAGTAacgtgagtaaatgtatttcgttactttccacctctgattttaaggaatatctgaataaaatagaaactgtagaaacttctggcttcagtgtctggcacggtcttttcggtttatgaaaagaagtaacagttttctcataatttgcagttgtttgaagccatgtagaagccaaattctgggcagattttcacattgccatagcaacggcagctcctgacctgtgtgcgtgcatgcgtgcgcctagcaaccagataaccaactctccaagctctgctagctttacattagccgcatgttaggtcttaaattacatttagttaggtcttaaatatgtaagtccatttactgcttccttcgttgcttttttttttgttttgttaaaagagtgaatgaagttgtgacggtctccgctgagacagaggagaggagaagctactagccctctctcgctgtcacttctagtcgcgttgctctcctccccagtaatgttaaatttagcacagaaaaaaacataatagtggtaatttaaatagcggttcatgggatttattaaccctcaggggtccctccttccttttttggacattttcttcacttttcttttttgatttgctgatcattttggctctgttacagctgaaggtatggatttctgcaagaaagtgtctattttgacatatttttaaaatctaatgtcagttactgttacaggtctattatacactggtaacacattttgtaccctctggggttcctcacgtccaaaaaaggatacacaaagaaaatgctataaaatcatcatatatcaatatttttttctgcttttttttgcatacatctcttaaaccacttcagttctgctccaacctaccaaatgtttattagttttcaggattttaaccctttaaatgcccgtttgaagacatgttgcctcttgttttattaaaaaaacaacacagaatatgagataatatatgatggagggatgtgacattgttttatatcagagtcttttatatcaagagatttctcaaaaccagaatatgatcagggtgacttttgaacactggaaataaatcatgtactcatcccggcagtagcccccgtggcactcaaaatttccctggaattttctagttactCTTATTATTTCAGAGGAAATTGtgtacattttcagaaaaaaagtttttttgtcTAATAAATATAatcttaatattattatataattttgacAGCTCTGTGGTTCTATGGCATAGTCATTGTTAAGCAGTATTTAGTCCTTTTTTCGGTATTTGTATTCACCtttttttatacagtgtatggtattcatacacacatacaaagaaaattGACACCTGTTAAGAACGGAAGCCCTGAAGGGACAGCGTAACTCCccatataaaaacaaagtgaataGACTAAGAAGAACAACCAAccgtaaaaaaacaaaactgccagACTTGCTGTCTCACTAATCTTTCAGAATCATGATGGAGCTTTCATATCAATCCATGAAAATTGCTCATCAAGCCCGGGAGGCGGTGAGTGTATAAtggctttaatttttttttgtattttcaagcAGATTTGACGGACAACCGTTGGTAAATTGACAACTTTTAGCTAACTGGGTCATGAAAGCTTATGGCAGAATTAGAGAAGACGTTGCTTGTCCCATATGACATGTAACGTCATACTGATTAATAAATGTATCCACTGCCAAGTCAGTGTGCTTTACACTTTATGTcatgcagcaaacagcagctaaaCTGTCACAACTAAACAATAAGCAGCTAGCCGTTGAGCTAATCAGGCTAGTTTTGCATGCAGCTAGAGACACAAATACTCAGCGTCCACTGGTTGCCTAGATACCAAGTCAGGTGGTTGTCATTTGTGGCAATTTGTCTCCCTCTACTGGCAACTTGACTCCGTCTACTTCCCAGTTAGGGTTAGACACCGCAACGACGCTCTCCGCACTTGTAGGAAAAGTGTAAGCTACTGTAATACTCAAGTACTGTAgtactactatactatactactgtCTTCAAGTACTGGGCTTCAGCCCTTTTTCGCAGCAGACATATTGATTTGTTAAACACAAGTGTTATTAATTACACTGGTGCTGGCTGtatgatataaaaagaaaaaaaaccttttctgATTTCACTGTAACAGCAGACTAGTCTCTTATTTCCTTGCCTTTCCAAAATATCTGGCAACAGTACTTCtactaaaacaaatatattgGGACACTAAAATAGGaaagttaatgttattagtaacacatgcttttcctactatgacaagtcaaaatgtctgctgtgaaaacgACCTAattctaataataatgataatgacaagAGTACTTGTTATAAGTTATTTTCAAACACAGATAATATCACACCCTGATTGAAACAAGCTTTAAATTTGAGCTGCTTGTGAGTCTCTGTGATGAAGTAAGCTGTGTGATGTCCAACAGGATGAGCTGAGGACTGAAATGAGGAGGAAGAGCCTTCTCATCCTCATCTACCACCACCTGCTGGGGCAAGGGTCAGTATGAAGTATAACAGCAGCAACTTCATGATATGTGAGGTGGATCTGGTCTTTGTTACAATTGTTACAGTTGCAAGTGAGAGAACACTtgctgctgatgcagcaggTATGTGAGTAACATTAATATAAAGGTTTTGCCAATTTGTAGCCTACAGATGGCTGGAAGGacgtttttctctgtgt
Proteins encoded in this window:
- the sigmar1 gene encoding sigma non-opioid intracellular receptor 1; this translates as MSVVKMSLRLFVFAVVTVLAVLLLRHWMATKQYVFNKEDVAKLAKQYAGQDHEQAFSKVVVELRKRYPGHILPDEDLQWVFVNAGGWMGSMCLLHASLTEYLLLFGTAVDTGGHSGRYWAEISDTIISGTFRQWKEGTTKSETYYPGDTIVHGVGEATSVQWSAGTWMVEYGRGFIPSTLGFALADTLFSTQDFLTMFYTVRVYVKGLLLEAGTLLTDAGVF